The following nucleotide sequence is from Mercenaria mercenaria strain notata unplaced genomic scaffold, MADL_Memer_1 contig_4706, whole genome shotgun sequence.
AATCCTTATCTGGTATTCTAACACAGCctgttttattttcctattaaataaAAAGGACAGAAACTATGACATTATTAGGTAACAAAACCACTGTCTGCATGTGAATATTACTACAGCATAACACCATGTCATATTGATGCACTGGTACAGAAgatcaaacaagaggaccatgatggtcctgaatcgctcacctcttcccacatgatccagttttgagtatgacatcgttttttctattatttgacatagtgacctagtatttgagctcatgtgaccaagttttgaacttgacctagatattatcaagataaaaattctgaccaattttcaggaagatccattgacaaatatggtctctagagaggtcacaagttttttctattatttgacctattgacctagttttttaaggcacgtgacccagtttcaaacttgacctagatatcatcaaggtgaacattctgaccaattttcatgaagatccattcaagggtatggcctctagagaggtcacaacgtttttctatttcaagacctactgacctagtttttgagcgcagttgacccagtttcaaacttgacctagatatcatcaagataaacattcagaccaactttcatacagatcccatgaaaaatatggcctctagagaggtcacaacgttttttcattatttgacctactgacctactttttgatggcacgtgacccactttcaaacttgacctagatatcatcaagatgaacattctgaccaatttttatggagatcaattcacaagtatggcctctagagaggtcacaaggtttttctatttttaggcctactgacctagtttttgatgcacatgaccctgtttcgaacttgacctagatatcatcaagatgaacattcagaccaactttcatgaagatccattgaaaaatatggcctttagagaggtcacaaggtttttctattatttgacctactgacctagtttttgacagcacatgacccactttcgaacttgacctagatatcatcaagatgaacattcagaccaactttcatacagatcccatggaaaatatggcctctagagaggtcacaaggtttttctatttttagacctactgacctagtttttaaccgcacctgacccagtttcgaacttgacctagatatcatcaagatgaacattcggaaaaactttcatacagatcccatgaaaaatttggcctttagagaggtcacaaggtttttctattatttgacatactgaccttgtttgatggcacatgacccagtttcgaacttgacctagatatcatcaaggtaaacattctgactaattttcatgaagatcttgtaaaatatatggcctctagaaaggtcacaaggtttttctatttttagacttactgacctagtttttgactgcacgtgacccagtttcaaacttgacctagatatcatcaaggtgaacattctgaccaattttcatgaagatcttctgaaatatatggcctctagagaggtcacaaggtttttctatttttaaacctcctgacctagtttttgaaggcacatgacccagtttcgaacttgacctagatatcatcaaggtgaacattctgaccaattttcatgaagattttatgaaatatatggcctctagagaggtcacaaggtttttctatttttagacctactgacctagtttttgaccgcacgtgacccagtttcgcacttgacctagatatcatcaaggtgaacattctgaccaattttcatgaagatccattgaaaattatggcctctagagaggtcacaaggttttcctatttttagacctactgacctagttttggatggcacgtgacccagtttcgaactttacctagaatttaccaagatgaacattctgacccattttcataaagatcccatgaaaaatgtgacctctagagtggtcacaagcaaaagtttacggacgcacgcacgcacgcacggacgcacggacggacggacgacggacaccgctcgatcacaaaagctcaccttgtcactttgtgacaggtgagctaacaaaacagATGTAGAGAGCAATCATTGATACTGACTGACGTAAATTTGTATTTGGCAActcatataaacaaaatttgtTGATGTTGTGGAAACATCTTCTCCATTGtataatgttatataaatttaGTTATCAGCGGTATTTGTCTAGATATATATAATGCTTTGAGCTTCCTCAATGACTAAGTAGCTGTTAAGTTTCTGCCTGTAAAATTTAGCGCATCTTTTATGGGCaagtccgttttttttttttcatacacagtGAAGAAATCTTCTGGATACCCATCATTAACATCCAGGACAGAGTTGTAGTCTGGGTATAGGTAAGAAATATCCAGGACAGAATTGCAGTGAAAAGCACATTAGAAGGCTAGAACTATTCGTTTTTAATTCTGAAACAAAACCTGGCTTTCCCTTGTACAAAGTGCTTTCTAAAAATGGAAGAGATTTACTTACTTGTTTtcacttttgatatatattttgagaCTATTCCAAGTGTGTGGACTGAATACATTTATcactttcttttttattatagaGTCAATTTCTCTAAAACAAGCGTCAAAGTTCCACACTTTAGCAGGATCAGATTCCAGAAGACGAGCAAATATTGGTGTGATGAGAAGCTTTAATCCACTGAAAACATAAGATTATAATGAAATGGAGAGAACATGTTATTGCATTCAAAACAAATGTGAAcgcatataattatttataaacataCGTGTTCAGCAACACATGAAATTAAAGTTAAACTATGTTTGGTCAAATTCAATGAGCCCATGGAAATTTGTTCAGGAGATTGGTTGTTCCAGCCATTCATGGGCCATTGCTTTTTGGTAAGTAACTGGATAAAATTTACCACAGAAGCATCAGTTATcattaatatttaatgtaaatagtACACACTTACTGACCAGTAAGCCATTCAATAAGAGTTTTATTACAGGACATCAGAATAAATTTTCACAGTGTATTTTCTTATCAtttcactgtaaccttgacctttgatatattgaccccaaaacaaaacaagagtgtcggacagcaacgctcgactattcaacagccttgtcgattgaatgaataagaaagtcgaacaAGGGGTATAActcaaaacaagcaaaatagggttatggaacctgcatagtgcttatcaggcatacagacactaaatagaaaaatggcgcgaaaaaaaatggtagtcgcataatggtggacacaaatagtcctcagtttttttgctctgtagagctattttccttattttctttgcaatttttttgctaaaatcacatgacagatctatgactgacatgtaggtagcattttcataatgaaataacaacatgacaaaatttttcatggaaacttagatcatacaccactagatctagtataatttggggtctcattttttagcttattttgcagtttgtgtatttgactgaaattatttttcttgcatcaaacatgacccctacttttcttttgatttttcttttgcactaacaatattcttcaagaaaatgtaggttacagacatttaaaatggctCCTGGTGTGTGCTgaggccattggaaataggtcaattttatatagaataaagaacaaaaactatttagtgtgttataacctatcagctcatgacagtggacaagtgtgtgaagtttcaatccattcccattagttggtactgagataccagcatacatataacaatttaacccaaaactcctaagtttaacaagagcaccgccttgcgggtgctgacgctcatctgattttttttgtgtaatagaactattgtcctacccatgattttctaagtctaaaaagggccatcattcttgcaaaaagcaggacagagttatgtttcttgatgttcagtgtccacttatgatggtgaaaaactgttgcaagttttaaagcaatagctttgatagtttatgagaaaagttgacttaaacataatactcaaccaagaaaatgattttctaagtccaaaaggggcaataattattgcaaaaagcaggatggagttatgttgcttgctgtacagggtcagcttatgatggtgaacaagtgttgcaagtttcaaagcaatagctttgatagtttaagagaaaaagttgacctaaacataaaacttaaccaagaaatctgatattttctaagtccaaaaggggccataaatcttgcaaaaagcaggatggagttatgtttcttgctgtacaaggtcaacttatgatggtgaacaagtgttgcaagttttaaagcaatagctttgatagtttaggataaaagctgacctaaacataaaacttaaccaagaaaactgattttctaagtccaaaaggggcaataaatcttgcaaaaggcaagatggagttatgtttcttgatgtacagggtctgcttatgatggtgaacaagtattccaagtttcaaagcaatagctttgatagtttaggagaaaagttgacctaaacataaaacttaacaaagaaatctgatattttctaagtacaaaaggggccataaatcttgcaaaaagcaagatggagttatgtttcttgctatacagggtcagcctatgatggtgaacaagtattccaagtttcaaagcaatagctttgatagtttaggagaaaagctgacctaaacataaaacttaaccaggcaacgacgccgacgccgacaaccgctcaagtgatgacaataactcatcattttttttcaaaaaatcagatgagctaataaggggcataatttcgtaaaatgcaaagttgagttattgaccctttgcactgcatgtcatatcttgacagtgaacaagtgtgtgaagtttcaatcctttcccattagtggatactaagataccagcttacatacaaaaacttaaccaaaaatttctatgttgaaaaaggggcataactttgtaaaaaagcaaaataaagttatgggacctgatttGTGCATGTCAGAgcatgacaatgaacaagtgtgtgaagtttcaatccattccaattagtgagtactgagatacaagcttacatacaaaaccttaaccaaaaaattctaagtcgaaaaaggggcatttttttgtaaaaaaacaaaacagagttatggaacctgtgcaacgtaagtcagtttatcacagtaaataagtgtgtgaagtttcaatccattcccacaagtggttactgagttatcagcttacatacaaaaccttaaccaaacatttctaagtcaaaaaaggggcataattttgtaaaaaggcaaaatagagttatggaacctgtgcaatgtaagtcagtttatcacagtgaataagtgtgtgaagtttcaatccattcccacaagtggttgctgagataccagcttacatacaaaaacttaaccaaatcgggatgtgGACGCCAATGCGGACGCCgatgcatgggcgagtccaatagctctactattctatgaatagtcgagctaatgaagtcatctgctgatcacagacaatcatcctataaagtttgacacttataggcccaagctttctcaagttattggtcagAAACCACTATAATAAATTTTCAAGGGAGCATACTCTGTCTGCCATATCTTTTGACTAGAGCAAGGAACTATTTTGGCAGATTTCTCTTCAGAGTTATTTTCTTTCTGTTAATTCTAATTCAAAAAGGAGAAAAGGCAAAAGATGGCAGCTTACAAGCAATTTTTGCATGTATCTTATTACAGTCTTTCAAGCCTATGCGTTATTATACCAGAACACTCATTATTTGACAGGTCTGTAATGATTGGGCAATACTGGATGATTTAAGGTATTTCCTGGTCCAACATAGCCTTTTTTTTGTCATCGCATGTAATTTTAACAGAACCACCACAATATCAGTAAGAATGTTATGCAAGGTATATACTATTAACAAACTGGAGTTTTCACAATGACCTGATAATAGATCCTTGGCAGTTGTATTAGCCTACAGCCATATGATCTCAACCATTATGTTTCGTTTTGGTTGGTTTAAcaacacatcgatacaattataagtcatatggtgactttccagctttgatggtggaggaagaccccaggtgcccttcaatgcattatttcatcacaggcgggcacctgggtaaaaccactaACCTTCCGCAAGCGAGCTTGATGGCTTCTTACATggagccccgagtgaggctcaaacctacattggtgtggggcaagtgattcaaagtcagtgactttgaccactcggccacagaggctcCAGGACCACTAAAACACAGATTTATCAACATTATATTGCAGACTGACCTGCCCAAAACATTATATACTTACTCAGAAAGCCTGCAAGTTTTTGGTAGTTCTTTACTCCATTCTATATTGCCTCCTTCAGTATGCTGGACTCCCATTATAACCCCACTTTCTTTGTGGCGTGTAATTTCAAACCTGTAACACAGTATAATGGTCAAAATACGGACCACTATAATAGAGGTGAACATGTTACACAAAACTTTCCCAAATGAAAAATTTTCCCttgaaatatacaatatttataaacatttactATATTACTATATTTTTCAAGTAGCTTATCCTTTTCTGCTTAATTAATACAACAGTAAATTTCATGTATCTACTCACCATAGAGCTCTCTTAATTGCACAGACTAAAAATATACTACTGATTGCCTCCCTTTACACACATTTAAAACTTGTCACTCATCACGAACAATGAACATATCAGTAACTTGTAAAGTAATTTCTCCGGACAATTTCTCAAGGGATACCATAAGTGGTACAGGGCACATATTGATGAAAATTTTAAGTCTGGAATAAGTAAGACTTAAATGTAATGAATTTACCTTTTGCTCCATCATCGCTGATTCTGcatatatcataatgaaacttttcatgaaTATGCCTAGCAAAAGTAGCAGAAGAGCTGCACATAGCTCAGTAAAATGTTATCAGTGTACTGGTATATTTATCCTATACTTAAAGTAACACCATAATGAATATTGAGCCTTTTTAAGTCTACGCCTAAATTTTAGACTTTAAACATCCATGGATACAAAGATGACCTAGAACTGACCAAGAAGTAAATAAACTCACATTTTTTGTCGGTTCCTTCTGCCTCCATATGGTTTGAATGGTAACTGGCCCGTTGCTACATGGAAGAACGTTACACCCACACTCCATAAATCTACTTTCGATGTAAACTGACGACGATCAGGAGTTCGTAAGACAGCTCTCTCATACATGTCAGGATGCTGTAGGAAGGATAAACAGACTTTGATTCTGGTCAATAAACTATCTAAATAAACGTTTTGATTTCTAAAAGCTGCAAACTATTGTTTGATTGAAATAGCTTTTAAATGGACCATGTGATTGAATTTCATTTACACGGATTTGTGATATATTactaaatcattaatatttagagcattttgtttactatcaaaatcttttAATTATGGAAATATAACACCCTTTTTGATTGGTTATCAGTTATTCTCCTCTCTTAGGTCATAGGTTATTTTATACACTCAGTTAGGTCACAGGTCATATTTGTATTCCTACGCTGTGGTTAATAAAAGAATATACTTTTGCGCCTTTCAGCACAGTTTTGTCAGACACATACCGAGAAAGATGTTcttttgaaaattgataaaaattttGGCGGTCTTCACTGTGGCCATTGTTAAAACTACATTGTTATTTCCGATTATTTGATGTCTACTTCTGGAATGATATTTGGACATTGATTGAGTGAACAGTTTTTTAGTGCTGTGTTCCGAAAGGAATACGGAATCGTCGAGTTCGTTTGAATTTTGtgaatttgttcatttaaatgaGAAAATCTGAGAGACCTAAAAGCTCTATAAACTATAAAATCATGAGCGAATCAGGACTGAAACCAGCGGTTGACACAAAGGAAACCGAAAAAGTCACAAAACTTGTTTCGTCGTCCAATACCGAAAAAATCCTTCCAGGTGCATCCGCAAGTGAAAATGTGAGCCTTACAAAAATGTGTCTGAAGCTctaataaatcattaaatattcgTTCATCGTTTCTGGTTATGACATAATTTAGAGCATTttgtttactatcaaaatcttttAATTATGGAAATATAACACCCTTTTTGATTGGTTATCTGTTATTCTCCTCTCTTAGGTCATAGGTTATTTTATACACTCAGTTAGGTCACAGGTCATATTTGTATTCCTACGCTGTGGTTAATAAAAGAATATACTTTCGCGCCTTTCAGCACAGTTTTGTCAGACACATACCGAGAAAGATGTTCTTTTGAAAATTGCCACTCCCACCCACCCATATATAATACTTTTCATTTGAATTCGCTTATTTATTATGTGAAAGGTtgaattttgttatacatttgtgtttatatacataaaaaatgaaaatttcagttttattgattattatacatatatttaatatatattagtaTACATGTTTCATTGTTGTGATACAGCAGATTATGCAGTTATCTTTTGAAATTTGCATGTTTGATATTGCTGTGTTATGCTTGCTATTTATTGTTAATATTCATGCAAGCGTATTTTGTTGTATTCAAATAGTGTTCCTGTAGTAAGAGGTCACTTGATGAGTTAATTG
It contains:
- the LOC128546205 gene encoding serine/threonine-protein kinase TBK1-like — translated: MESKQLLPVPLQQSTRNKVIVMQLTEHGSLFNMLEDPKHAYGLPEEEFLIVFEHVTAGMKYMRDSGIVHRDIKPGNILRYIGEDGRSIYKLTDFGAAKQLDHEEEQFMSLYGTEEYLHPDMYERAVLRTPDRRQFTSKVDLWSVGVTFFHVATGQLPFKPYGGRRNRQKMFEITRHKESGVIMGVQHTEGGNIEWSKELPKTCRLSDGLKLLITPIFARLLESDPAKVWNFDACFREIDSIIKKKVINVFSPHTWNSLKIYIKSENK